Proteins encoded together in one Methanorbis rubei window:
- a CDS encoding aminotransferase class V-fold PLP-dependent enzyme has protein sequence MPHEYKKYPHQRKNQSAKKPHQRPPKEKPQRKEVKPGYYVAADSDDYLTKHLYWCPRCNVPLVAKTCSCDAETIKIPLQQPYDIRPVLKADYDLLQKLITDRFGPRVTLPKVMVFNKAGGLDRNELVIANGVRFAWLWFDPVSRRFRLDIEAEALPYLIGKAEKNIINLETAAAALPTGRLGGKKVAAASDATDGVVILKYKSKYGTGILKDGFVRIKELVQVEQKSGMPNPSWDEVVERNAFHLKNMERTAVREIKQNLGLAPVANCSFSGGKDSTAVWQIAQKAGVTDVFFIDTGLEFPETVEFVKSQNVRMIQKAGDFWQAVEKAGPPGKDHRWCCKLLKLNPLKVHLAETGPCVTVQGNRWYESWSRASLDAVSQNPNNPMQINLSPIRSWRALDVFLYLWLREVPYNSLYERGYERIGCYLCPAMLESELATMHETHPAMAERWDEFLNRWAADRGLPPEFVNWGLWRWKDLPPKMKELVREANLDLSEKPVKRSTPSSVAHLMPEGKAVDVVDVEPAVPEAEALPLTDWEAVRSKFPILGDLMYLDNAATSFAPEPVLLAMDQFERTYRANVGRGVHRLTRIASQKYWHAHEIVADFINGAAGTTVFVKNTTEAVTMIARGLDWKAGDCVVTTILEHHSNLLPWRALEKYGVTIRVVGLKSDLTLDMDALLESMDDSVRLVAVTHASNVTGTVTPVAEIVKLCKKHGALLAVDAAQSVPHMPVDVAALGADFVSFSGHKMCGPTGTGVLWMKNPILEPLFVGGGMVEQVGENSFTFAEGFHRYEAGTPNIAGGIGLGAAAVFLKDIGMKNIEARERELTNRLIEKLSAVPGVKLYVPADPTQRIGVVSFKIPGISPHEAAAYLDDEAGIMVRSGMHCAEPLMRYLECPEGTIRASIAFYNTESEIDTLAATILEIAG, from the coding sequence GTGCCGCACGAATACAAAAAATATCCGCACCAGAGAAAAAATCAGTCTGCAAAGAAGCCGCATCAGCGCCCGCCAAAGGAAAAGCCCCAGCGAAAGGAGGTTAAGCCGGGTTATTACGTCGCCGCGGACAGCGACGATTATCTGACGAAACATCTCTACTGGTGTCCAAGATGCAACGTCCCTCTCGTTGCAAAAACCTGCTCGTGCGATGCTGAGACCATCAAAATCCCACTCCAACAGCCGTATGATATTCGTCCGGTGCTGAAGGCGGATTATGATCTGCTCCAGAAACTTATCACCGACAGGTTCGGCCCCCGCGTGACACTGCCCAAAGTGATGGTGTTCAACAAGGCAGGCGGTCTTGACCGGAACGAGCTGGTGATCGCAAACGGCGTGCGGTTTGCATGGCTGTGGTTTGATCCTGTCTCCAGACGTTTCCGTCTGGATATTGAGGCTGAGGCACTGCCGTACTTAATCGGCAAAGCAGAGAAAAATATCATCAACCTTGAGACTGCGGCAGCTGCTCTTCCGACCGGAAGACTTGGCGGCAAAAAAGTTGCGGCAGCCTCTGACGCGACCGACGGCGTTGTCATTCTGAAATACAAATCAAAGTACGGTACCGGAATTCTGAAGGACGGCTTCGTCCGCATCAAAGAGCTGGTGCAGGTTGAGCAAAAGTCCGGCATGCCCAACCCGTCATGGGACGAGGTCGTGGAGCGCAATGCCTTCCATCTGAAGAATATGGAACGGACCGCGGTTCGCGAGATCAAACAGAACCTCGGGCTTGCACCGGTTGCAAACTGTTCCTTCTCCGGCGGCAAGGACAGCACAGCGGTCTGGCAGATTGCACAGAAGGCCGGAGTAACCGACGTGTTCTTCATCGACACCGGCCTCGAGTTTCCGGAAACCGTTGAGTTCGTCAAAAGTCAGAACGTACGCATGATCCAGAAAGCCGGCGACTTCTGGCAGGCGGTTGAGAAGGCCGGACCGCCGGGCAAGGATCACCGCTGGTGCTGCAAACTTCTGAAGCTTAATCCCCTCAAGGTGCATCTTGCCGAGACCGGTCCCTGCGTTACGGTGCAGGGCAACCGCTGGTATGAGTCATGGAGCAGGGCATCGCTTGATGCGGTCTCGCAGAATCCAAACAATCCCATGCAGATCAATCTCTCGCCAATCAGATCATGGCGTGCGCTGGATGTGTTTTTGTACCTCTGGCTTCGTGAGGTTCCGTACAATTCGTTGTATGAACGCGGATACGAGCGCATCGGCTGTTATCTCTGCCCTGCAATGCTTGAGTCAGAGCTTGCCACCATGCATGAGACGCACCCGGCAATGGCAGAGCGGTGGGATGAGTTCCTGAACCGCTGGGCTGCTGACCGCGGTCTTCCGCCTGAGTTCGTCAACTGGGGACTGTGGAGATGGAAGGATCTTCCGCCGAAGATGAAGGAGCTTGTCCGCGAGGCGAACCTTGATCTCTCGGAAAAACCGGTGAAGCGAAGCACGCCGTCCTCGGTCGCACATCTGATGCCTGAAGGGAAAGCTGTTGATGTGGTGGATGTTGAGCCGGCAGTGCCTGAGGCAGAGGCTTTGCCTCTGACAGACTGGGAAGCAGTCCGGTCAAAGTTCCCTATCCTCGGCGATCTGATGTATCTGGACAACGCGGCCACCTCGTTTGCTCCTGAGCCGGTTCTTTTGGCGATGGATCAGTTCGAGAGAACCTATCGGGCAAATGTTGGTCGCGGCGTTCACCGTCTGACGAGAATTGCGAGCCAGAAGTACTGGCATGCGCATGAAATTGTCGCTGACTTCATCAATGGTGCCGCAGGAACGACTGTGTTTGTAAAAAACACCACCGAAGCAGTGACAATGATCGCCCGCGGTCTTGACTGGAAGGCAGGCGACTGCGTGGTCACAACCATTCTTGAGCATCACTCAAATCTTCTGCCCTGGCGTGCGCTGGAAAAGTACGGCGTCACGATTCGCGTCGTCGGACTGAAATCTGATCTGACGCTTGACATGGATGCTCTCTTGGAGTCGATGGATGACTCGGTCCGGCTCGTTGCGGTCACGCATGCATCGAATGTGACCGGAACGGTCACACCGGTCGCAGAGATTGTCAAACTCTGCAAAAAACACGGCGCACTCCTTGCGGTTGATGCGGCCCAGTCTGTTCCGCATATGCCAGTCGATGTAGCTGCACTTGGTGCAGACTTTGTCTCCTTCTCAGGCCACAAGATGTGCGGGCCTACGGGAACCGGCGTTCTCTGGATGAAAAATCCCATCCTTGAACCGCTGTTTGTCGGCGGCGGTATGGTTGAGCAGGTAGGCGAGAATTCGTTTACCTTTGCCGAAGGATTCCATCGGTATGAAGCAGGAACGCCGAACATTGCGGGCGGCATCGGTCTTGGAGCTGCCGCGGTGTTTCTGAAAGATATCGGCATGAAAAACATCGAAGCCCGCGAACGCGAACTTACAAACCGTCTGATCGAAAAACTTTCGGCAGTTCCGGGCGTCAAACTCTACGTTCCAGCCGACCCCACGCAGCGTATCGGTGTTGTGTCGTTTAAGATTCCCGGCATCTCTCCTCACGAGGCCGCTGCATATCTGGATGATGAGGCGGGCATCATGGTGCGGTCCGGCATGCACTGCGCAGAACCTCTGATGCGATATCTGGAGTGCCCGGAGGGAACCATTCGTGCGAGCATCGCATTTTACAACACCGAGAGCGAGATAGATACGCTTGCGGCAACCATTCTGGAGATTGCCGGATGA